A single window of Sporosarcina sp. FSL W7-1349 DNA harbors:
- a CDS encoding exonuclease SbcCD subunit D, protein MKFFHTADWHLGKLVQGVYMTEDQRHVLDQFIKAIIEEKPDAVVIAGDLYDRAVPPTEAVALLDEVLEKIVMELKTPVLAIGGNHDSPGRIHFGSNIMRANGLHMVGQMTKALEPVVLEDEFGEVHFHLVPFADPSVVRHLYEDESVSNHQDAMKRVVDGIRQKLSAEARHVLVGHAFVTPHGETADNTSDSERPLAIGGAEYVAAHLFEPFHYTALGHLHQAHHVLHETIRYAGSPLKYSISEERHQKGFFIVEMDGDGEVTVEKKLLDARHDMRTVEGRLADLLTQPVNEDYVFVKLLDETPVLFPMEQVRTVFPNAMHVERKMTVQPSIGRGEKQAITGKQDDLTLFKSFYEAVKGEAADQETSDLFTEVLLEVMQKEGDLK, encoded by the coding sequence TTGAAATTTTTCCATACGGCGGATTGGCATTTGGGCAAGCTGGTCCAGGGTGTATATATGACGGAGGACCAGCGGCATGTGCTCGATCAATTCATCAAGGCCATCATCGAAGAGAAACCGGATGCGGTCGTCATTGCGGGAGATTTGTATGATCGGGCGGTTCCACCAACGGAAGCGGTGGCGCTGTTGGATGAAGTTCTCGAAAAGATTGTCATGGAACTAAAAACGCCGGTTCTGGCAATAGGCGGCAATCACGACAGCCCGGGGCGAATCCATTTCGGAAGCAATATTATGCGAGCCAATGGACTGCATATGGTAGGCCAGATGACGAAAGCATTGGAGCCGGTCGTATTGGAAGACGAATTCGGCGAGGTCCATTTCCATCTGGTGCCGTTTGCTGACCCTTCCGTCGTCAGACATCTTTATGAGGATGAATCCGTCTCGAATCATCAGGATGCGATGAAAAGAGTGGTCGACGGCATCCGCCAAAAGCTGTCGGCGGAAGCCCGCCATGTTTTGGTCGGACATGCTTTTGTCACGCCTCACGGGGAAACCGCCGACAACACAAGCGATTCGGAACGGCCGCTTGCAATCGGCGGGGCGGAATATGTCGCCGCTCATTTATTCGAACCATTCCATTACACGGCACTTGGTCATTTGCATCAAGCCCACCATGTGTTGCATGAAACAATCCGTTATGCGGGATCACCACTTAAATATTCGATCTCCGAGGAACGGCACCAGAAAGGGTTTTTCATCGTAGAAATGGATGGGGACGGCGAGGTCACCGTCGAGAAAAAGTTGTTGGACGCACGGCATGATATGCGGACGGTTGAAGGCCGCTTGGCGGATCTTTTGACGCAACCGGTCAATGAGGATTATGTCTTTGTCAAACTGCTTGATGAAACCCCGGTTTTATTTCCAATGGAACAGGTGCGTACTGTTTTCCCGAATGCGATGCATGTGGAGCGGAAAATGACAGTCCAACCTTCGATCGGTAGAGGAGAAAAACAGGCGATAACCGGTAAACAGGATGATTTGACTTTATTCAAATCGTTCTACGAAGCGGTCAAAGGGGAAGCGGCCGATCAAGAGACGTCCGACCTGTTTACGGAAGTCCTGCTCGAAGTCATGCAGAAAGAAGGGGATTTGAAATGA
- a CDS encoding SMC family ATPase, with translation MKPIQLKMTAFGPYKHTETVDFTKLQDHRLFVISGATGSGKTTIFDGICFALYGQASGEDRADLRAMRSDFADDGVQTSVELIFELHNRRYRIMRQIPYTKKGNKSETLANCEFFELTPDGETPFVDRQIVTEINKKVVDLIGFTQAQFSQIVMLPQGEFRKFLTSTTDNKETIMRKIFKTEPYKEIEARLKSRKDQAQAKWSTENQSRETLYSQIPSLLPNRDSQIFNVLATGQYNAHQVIQALQEEWVFYSEKTAVMKQLYEESYTRHGKMLETYHDAKNMNDRLTELKGKEEALAGLYERKPSMDRKETRLADAERAVAISEIELQFHQLEGETISKTAALETAEKEAIEAEGFAAKADADYKAEESRNPERQQLTERLIRLKDHLPTVMNLASKKEELQQIEQRIAALNVALSTVTERVANGVEQVGQRKTEIGLLDRQLLPYDEKLDQLNDVNEKVKWMEDIQKLQQQIQSQEAEMADKKLAFESCQRDYEGLEQQWLANQALVLAERLQEGDPCPVCGSEHHPALLKDHSDENVTREELERAKKRLAESENAYRTVAIQQQHAGERLEEIQNKWEVQVDYAGLLEQQRELQTEVANMRNSRGKLVQLKEEMEKQEALLVRLQNDKSENERSLAELQQEFNMKEAVLKSDLDKVPEEMRELNVLQQRITETENLKSKLDGAWQKVQEIREAAKERLVAAQSSVVHAKGSLKESIEKKEMVWKRFKEALQSSDFPTEAAYREAKMQEADRQQLKQQLAAYAQQVHTLQESIAELRVIVEGREMMDLARLELEVERLKEEYEKALAEYHSCQENEKAAREVKENIEKATLAIEQVEVEYRKILDLYEVVKGDNGAKLSFERFIQIEYLERIVQSANERLREMSNGQFELICSARKEAHGRQSGLGLDVYDAYTGANRDVKTLSGGEKFNASLCLALGMADVIQSFQGSISIDTMFIDEGFGSLDEESLHKAIDALVELQKSGRMIGVISHVEELKAALPAILKVEKLKEGHSMTKFIIK, from the coding sequence ATGAAACCGATCCAATTGAAAATGACGGCATTCGGACCATACAAACATACCGAAACGGTTGACTTCACCAAGTTGCAAGACCATCGGCTGTTTGTCATTTCAGGTGCGACAGGCTCGGGGAAGACGACGATTTTCGACGGCATCTGCTTTGCCTTATACGGACAGGCAAGCGGGGAAGACCGGGCCGATTTGCGAGCAATGCGAAGTGATTTCGCCGATGATGGCGTACAGACATCGGTGGAATTGATATTCGAATTACATAATCGGCGATATCGGATCATGCGTCAGATCCCTTATACGAAAAAGGGGAATAAAAGCGAAACACTGGCCAATTGCGAGTTCTTCGAACTGACGCCGGACGGGGAAACCCCGTTTGTCGACCGGCAGATTGTGACGGAAATCAATAAGAAAGTCGTGGATCTGATCGGCTTCACCCAAGCACAGTTCAGCCAGATCGTCATGTTACCGCAAGGGGAATTCCGGAAGTTCCTTACATCCACTACCGATAATAAGGAAACGATCATGCGGAAAATCTTCAAAACGGAACCTTACAAGGAGATTGAAGCGCGATTAAAAAGCCGGAAAGACCAGGCCCAAGCGAAATGGTCAACCGAAAACCAGTCGAGGGAGACATTATATAGCCAAATCCCATCATTGCTTCCGAACCGGGATTCCCAGATTTTCAATGTCCTGGCCACGGGGCAATACAATGCCCATCAAGTCATACAGGCGTTACAAGAGGAATGGGTGTTTTATTCAGAGAAAACGGCGGTCATGAAACAGTTATATGAAGAAAGCTACACCAGACACGGCAAAATGCTGGAAACTTATCACGACGCCAAAAACATGAACGACCGCTTGACCGAACTGAAAGGTAAAGAAGAAGCGCTAGCCGGGTTGTATGAACGAAAACCGAGTATGGATCGAAAAGAAACACGGTTGGCCGACGCGGAACGGGCGGTTGCCATCAGTGAAATCGAATTACAGTTCCACCAATTGGAAGGGGAGACGATTTCCAAAACAGCAGCACTGGAAACTGCGGAAAAAGAGGCGATAGAGGCAGAAGGCTTTGCAGCAAAAGCTGATGCGGATTACAAAGCGGAGGAAAGCCGGAATCCGGAGCGCCAGCAGTTGACGGAACGATTGATCCGCTTGAAGGACCACCTGCCGACCGTGATGAATCTGGCGTCTAAAAAGGAAGAACTTCAACAAATCGAACAGCGAATCGCCGCGTTGAATGTTGCCTTATCCACCGTTACTGAAAGAGTTGCCAATGGAGTGGAGCAAGTCGGACAACGGAAAACGGAAATCGGTTTGCTGGATCGGCAATTGTTGCCTTATGATGAAAAACTGGATCAGTTAAATGACGTGAATGAGAAGGTCAAATGGATGGAGGACATCCAAAAACTGCAACAACAGATCCAATCGCAGGAAGCGGAAATGGCAGATAAAAAATTGGCTTTTGAAAGTTGCCAAAGGGATTATGAAGGATTAGAACAGCAATGGTTGGCCAACCAGGCACTGGTGCTGGCGGAGCGTCTGCAGGAGGGGGACCCTTGCCCAGTTTGCGGAAGCGAGCATCATCCGGCTCTCTTAAAGGACCATTCAGATGAGAACGTGACCCGTGAGGAGTTGGAGCGGGCGAAAAAGCGATTAGCGGAAAGCGAAAATGCTTACCGTACTGTAGCAATCCAACAGCAACATGCGGGAGAACGGCTAGAGGAAATCCAGAACAAATGGGAAGTGCAAGTGGATTACGCAGGATTGCTTGAACAGCAGCGGGAACTTCAAACGGAAGTGGCGAATATGCGAAACAGCCGCGGGAAGCTCGTTCAGTTGAAAGAAGAGATGGAAAAACAGGAAGCGTTGCTCGTCAGGCTGCAAAATGACAAATCGGAGAATGAAAGATCCCTCGCCGAATTGCAGCAGGAATTTAATATGAAAGAAGCTGTGCTCAAATCAGATCTCGATAAAGTACCGGAAGAAATGCGGGAGTTGAATGTCCTTCAACAACGGATCACAGAAACTGAGAACCTGAAGAGTAAGTTGGATGGCGCTTGGCAAAAGGTGCAGGAAATCCGCGAAGCCGCGAAAGAAAGGCTTGTAGCCGCCCAATCATCCGTGGTTCATGCAAAGGGTTCATTGAAGGAGAGTATCGAGAAGAAGGAAATGGTTTGGAAACGATTTAAAGAAGCTCTTCAATCATCCGATTTCCCTACCGAAGCAGCTTATCGGGAAGCGAAAATGCAAGAGGCCGATCGGCAGCAGCTCAAACAGCAACTTGCTGCATATGCACAACAAGTCCATACACTCCAGGAGTCCATCGCAGAATTAAGAGTGATTGTGGAAGGCCGGGAAATGATGGATTTAGCCCGATTGGAATTGGAAGTTGAACGATTGAAAGAGGAATATGAAAAAGCGTTGGCGGAGTATCATAGTTGTCAAGAAAACGAGAAGGCGGCACGCGAGGTAAAAGAAAATATTGAGAAGGCGACGTTGGCCATTGAACAGGTGGAAGTCGAGTATAGAAAGATTCTGGACCTTTACGAAGTGGTGAAAGGGGATAATGGAGCAAAATTATCCTTTGAACGTTTTATCCAGATCGAGTATTTGGAAAGGATTGTCCAATCGGCAAATGAACGATTGAGGGAAATGTCGAATGGCCAGTTTGAATTGATCTGCAGCGCAAGGAAGGAAGCGCATGGCAGGCAAAGCGGCTTGGGCCTTGATGTGTATGATGCCTATACCGGCGCCAATCGGGATGTCAAGACATTATCGGGGGGAGAAAAATTCAACGCATCCCTTTGTCTGGCGCTTGGCATGGCGGACGTCATACAAAGTTTCCAAGGATCCATTTCAATCGATACGATGTTCATCGACGAAGGATTCGGCTCATTAGATGAAGAATCACTGCATAAAGCGATCGATGCCTTGGTCGAACTCCAAAAATCAGGGAGAATGATCGGCGTGATTTCGCACGTGGAGGAATTGAAAGCCGCCCTCCCGGCCATTTTGAAGGTGGAGAAATTAAAAGAAGGCCATAGTATGACAAAGTTTATTATCAAATAA
- the brnQ gene encoding branched-chain amino acid transport system II carrier protein produces MQKKLSFSSYLVIGVMLFALFFGAGNLIFPAQLGQNAGSNIIPAVIGFLITGVGLPFLGVLAMGFSGSRNLQDLASRIHPVYAIIFTSLLYLTIGPFFAAPRTGAVAFDIGISPFVSEGAMQIALGIFTFLFFAITLWLSLNPSKIVDRVGKILSPGIIILLLGLLIMVVVKPMGAIQSPEEAYASGAFVKGFTEGYNTMDALASLVFAIIVINVIRSMGITDRKGIFAATAKTGIVATAFLALLYVGIAYLGAVSTEAFGLSETGGQILSQASEYYFGTLGLVLLAIVIILACLTTSIGLITACGEYFHTIIPQIGYKTFVIIFSTFCFIISNFGLSNIITYSIPVLMFLYPLAVVLMLLTFLSPLFKHSQLVYVSATIVAFCIGIIDGLKTLCQSLEIEYFGWMKPIISFYEKTLPFYSDGLGWVLPVLGVTLVTALIARVRNHPTAEA; encoded by the coding sequence ATGCAGAAAAAATTATCTTTTTCTTCTTACCTTGTTATAGGAGTCATGTTATTTGCGTTATTTTTCGGCGCAGGGAACTTGATCTTTCCAGCACAACTTGGTCAGAATGCCGGTTCAAACATAATTCCGGCCGTTATCGGCTTTTTAATCACTGGCGTCGGTTTGCCATTTTTAGGAGTTTTGGCAATGGGATTTTCAGGAAGTCGGAATCTCCAAGACCTGGCGAGCCGGATTCATCCAGTGTATGCAATCATCTTCACGTCGCTTTTGTATTTGACGATCGGGCCGTTCTTTGCGGCACCGCGGACAGGAGCGGTAGCGTTTGATATCGGGATTTCACCGTTTGTCAGTGAAGGGGCGATGCAAATAGCACTCGGTATCTTTACATTCCTCTTTTTTGCCATCACGTTATGGTTGTCCTTGAATCCGTCCAAAATTGTCGACCGGGTAGGGAAGATTTTATCGCCAGGGATTATCATATTACTTCTGGGCTTACTCATTATGGTTGTCGTAAAGCCGATGGGTGCCATTCAATCACCGGAAGAGGCCTATGCAAGCGGAGCATTTGTAAAGGGGTTTACGGAAGGCTATAACACGATGGATGCCTTGGCTTCCCTCGTATTTGCGATTATCGTCATCAATGTAATCCGTTCGATGGGCATTACAGATCGAAAAGGGATCTTTGCAGCAACAGCGAAAACGGGTATCGTGGCAACTGCTTTTCTAGCGCTGCTCTATGTGGGAATTGCTTATTTGGGAGCAGTCAGCACGGAGGCGTTTGGTCTGTCTGAGACAGGTGGTCAAATCCTGTCGCAAGCATCAGAGTATTATTTTGGAACTCTTGGTTTGGTCTTACTGGCCATCGTCATCATCTTGGCTTGTTTGACGACGAGCATTGGGTTAATTACCGCATGTGGCGAGTATTTCCATACGATCATTCCGCAAATCGGTTATAAAACATTTGTAATAATTTTCTCGACGTTTTGCTTTATCATTTCAAATTTCGGTTTGTCGAATATCATTACGTACTCCATTCCAGTATTGATGTTCCTATACCCGTTAGCTGTTGTGTTAATGCTGTTGACCTTTCTATCTCCACTATTCAAACATTCGCAGCTGGTCTATGTGTCCGCGACCATTGTCGCCTTTTGCATCGGGATTATCGATGGATTGAAGACGCTTTGCCAGTCACTTGAAATCGAATACTTCGGTTGGATGAAACCGATCATTTCCTTCTATGAAAAAACATTGCCGTTCTACAGCGACGGACTTGGATGGGTCTTGCCGGTGCTCGGTGTCACCCTTGTCACAGCGCTCATTGCACGAGTACGGAATCATCCAACTGCGGAAGCCTAA
- a CDS encoding GntR family transcriptional regulator has product MPIPTEHSTPVRRTAKETAFNQLQHWIIDGTLQPGEKLNDTELAEALGVSRTPIRESLQLLEVQGFVKMYPGKATQVTEVEKEAINDLLPPLAALQALSAELAIPHLTEETFELLKETNKRFAGAVRSEDYFSALKIDEEFHQIIVDAANNSYILSMVESLQVHVRRLFFHNSIVLTEKSIEEHDEVIRLMQEGDRMKVSNVMRENWLRAIDEFYALKKA; this is encoded by the coding sequence ATGCCGATACCTACAGAACATTCCACTCCAGTCAGGAGAACTGCGAAAGAGACGGCCTTCAACCAGCTTCAACACTGGATCATTGATGGAACGTTACAGCCAGGCGAAAAATTGAACGATACAGAGCTCGCAGAAGCGTTGGGCGTTAGCAGGACACCGATCCGGGAATCGTTGCAACTGTTGGAAGTCCAAGGTTTCGTTAAAATGTATCCGGGTAAGGCGACACAGGTGACAGAAGTGGAAAAAGAAGCGATCAATGACCTGCTTCCCCCGCTTGCGGCGTTACAGGCCCTGTCAGCTGAACTGGCCATTCCCCATTTAACTGAGGAAACATTTGAATTATTGAAAGAGACAAATAAACGGTTTGCTGGGGCGGTGCGCTCTGAAGATTACTTTTCCGCACTGAAAATTGATGAGGAGTTTCATCAGATCATTGTCGACGCCGCCAATAACTCCTATATCCTTTCCATGGTCGAATCCCTGCAAGTCCATGTCCGGCGGCTCTTTTTCCATAACTCGATTGTGCTGACCGAAAAGTCGATTGAGGAACACGACGAAGTTATCCGGCTCATGCAGGAAGGCGACAGGATGAAAGTGTCCAACGTCATGCGGGAGAACTGGCTGCGGGCGATTGACGAGTTTTACGCATTGAAGAAAGCATAA
- a CDS encoding 3D domain-containing protein yields MRKFLGTLIIVIALLVSGANEGFAASSTYTVKKGDSLYKIAKTHQVSVAQLKSWNNLKSNTIHPKQKLKVVAPSKAATAKKAAKPVAKTPSRSDEGNVVKEFTVSASAYTANCNGCSGVTKTGINLKRNPDVKVIAVDPNVIKLGSKVWVEGYGHAIAGDTGSAIKGNKIDVFFPTKSQAYQWGRKSVKIKVLE; encoded by the coding sequence TTGAGAAAATTTCTTGGGACCCTCATTATCGTAATTGCTTTATTGGTCAGCGGTGCGAATGAAGGCTTTGCCGCATCGTCCACGTACACCGTAAAGAAGGGCGACTCGTTATATAAAATCGCGAAAACGCATCAGGTGTCGGTTGCCCAATTGAAATCCTGGAATAATCTAAAATCGAATACGATCCATCCAAAACAAAAATTGAAAGTGGTGGCTCCGAGCAAGGCAGCCACAGCGAAAAAAGCAGCTAAACCGGTCGCGAAAACCCCATCGCGATCAGATGAAGGGAACGTCGTGAAAGAATTCACGGTTTCCGCCAGCGCCTACACGGCAAATTGTAACGGCTGTTCGGGTGTTACAAAAACCGGTATCAATTTGAAACGGAATCCAGATGTTAAAGTCATCGCAGTCGATCCGAATGTGATTAAACTGGGATCGAAAGTGTGGGTGGAAGGTTACGGCCACGCAATCGCCGGAGATACCGGAAGCGCCATCAAAGGGAATAAGATAGATGTATTCTTCCCGACGAAAAGCCAAGCATATCAATGGGGACGCAAAAGCGTTAAAATCAAGGTATTGGAATGA
- a CDS encoding Rpn family recombination-promoting nuclease/putative transposase has product MVKEQPGQYGVKLLELRNDFVFKSFFTDVRNNNLLLHFVNSIVGGTIISLKVIDPTNKMGHSSDKLSILDLRAITGTGEQINIEVQLERHKAFNERVLYYWSKTYASQIKSSEPYVNLKKVIQIIIVDFEMLPSGGIHSTFQLIEPTSGIVFSNHLVIHVLQLGKQQEKSSKEMDNLEKWMLFFKGDYETKEEIAMESSAFKEAFEEIKRLSMDPETVQLAINREIALRDHIQRLADAEEEGFEKGIKKGIKKGREQGLEEGREKGQEAKAIEIVQRLYEKSTPLSFIAEVTGMSVEEVKAIIDSTTKEP; this is encoded by the coding sequence ATGGTGAAAGAGCAGCCCGGACAATACGGCGTGAAACTGCTTGAACTGCGCAATGATTTTGTTTTCAAATCGTTTTTCACGGATGTAAGAAACAATAATCTGCTTTTGCATTTCGTCAACTCGATTGTAGGCGGGACCATCATCTCTTTGAAAGTTATTGATCCTACAAACAAGATGGGGCATTCATCCGATAAATTGTCTATCTTGGATCTAAGGGCGATAACGGGAACCGGGGAGCAGATCAACATCGAAGTACAATTGGAACGGCATAAGGCCTTCAATGAAAGGGTGCTGTACTATTGGTCAAAAACGTATGCCTCGCAGATAAAAAGCAGTGAACCTTATGTGAACTTGAAAAAAGTCATACAAATTATTATTGTTGATTTTGAAATGTTGCCTTCTGGCGGTATTCATAGTACATTCCAATTAATAGAACCAACTTCCGGTATCGTCTTTTCTAACCACTTGGTGATTCATGTCTTGCAATTAGGCAAACAGCAGGAAAAATCATCGAAAGAAATGGACAATCTGGAAAAATGGATGCTTTTTTTCAAAGGAGATTATGAGACTAAGGAGGAAATCGCTATGGAAAGTTCCGCTTTCAAAGAAGCCTTCGAAGAGATCAAACGGTTAAGCATGGACCCCGAAACAGTCCAACTCGCCATCAATCGAGAGATTGCGTTACGGGATCATATTCAGCGGTTGGCCGATGCCGAAGAGGAGGGATTTGAAAAAGGGATAAAAAAAGGAATAAAAAAAGGGAGAGAACAAGGTTTAGAAGAGGGACGAGAAAAGGGACAAGAGGCTAAAGCAATAGAAATTGTTCAAAGGCTCTATGAGAAGTCCACTCCTCTCTCTTTTATTGCCGAGGTCACTGGAATGTCCGTTGAGGAAGTGAAAGCAATAATTGACTCCACAACAAAGGAACCCTGA
- a CDS encoding DUF2975 domain-containing protein, with product MKQGSTLFLKLAVILMGIPVLALCIFLVPEIANFAAELYPDHGFLKYLVLIDLYAAVIPFYVALYQAFKLLVLIDKNSAFSDLSVAALKNIKYCGVAISLLYVAGLPLFYLIAEKDDAPGIIVIGMVIVFASMVIAVFAAVLQKLLQEAILIKSENDLTV from the coding sequence ATGAAACAAGGGTCAACACTTTTTTTAAAGTTGGCTGTCATCCTTATGGGAATTCCGGTTCTAGCATTGTGTATTTTTTTGGTGCCTGAAATTGCGAACTTTGCTGCAGAACTGTATCCCGATCATGGATTCCTGAAATATCTCGTGCTAATCGATTTGTATGCAGCGGTCATCCCTTTTTACGTAGCTCTATACCAAGCGTTTAAGCTGTTGGTCTTAATTGATAAGAACAGTGCTTTCTCTGATTTGTCTGTGGCCGCACTAAAGAATATTAAATATTGCGGCGTTGCAATCAGTCTTTTGTATGTGGCGGGCTTGCCACTGTTCTATCTCATTGCCGAGAAAGACGACGCTCCGGGCATCATCGTAATCGGAATGGTCATCGTTTTTGCTTCGATGGTGATTGCTGTGTTTGCGGCTGTCCTTCAAAAGTTGTTACAAGAAGCCATCCTTATCAAATCAGAAAATGATTTAACGGTCTGA
- a CDS encoding helix-turn-helix domain-containing protein, which yields MTIIINIDVMLAKRKMSVTELSERVGITMANLSILKNGKAKAIRLSTLEAICKALDCQPGDLLEYQPDEGADDE from the coding sequence ATGACAATTATCATAAATATTGATGTGATGCTGGCGAAACGGAAAATGAGCGTTACGGAACTTTCGGAGAGGGTCGGCATCACAATGGCCAATCTGTCCATCTTAAAAAACGGAAAAGCGAAAGCGATCCGACTATCGACGCTGGAGGCAATTTGCAAAGCGCTGGATTGTCAGCCTGGAGACCTTTTGGAATACCAGCCGGATGAGGGTGCCGATGATGAATAA
- a CDS encoding DUF817 domain-containing protein, with product MKGAFKQFVRFGWEQALSCLFPVIIFGSLALTQVIPLPFLPRYDWLLIIFLLTQWGMVRSGLETRDELKVITLFHLIGLALELFKVHMGSWSYPEEGYIKIGGVPLYSGFMYASVASYLCQAWRRLQVDLVKWPPFFVVVPLGAAIYLNFFMHHFWIDVRWWLAALVILVFWKSWVTYEVNGTKYRMPIALSFVLIGFFIWIAENIATFLGAWQYPNQAEAWSLVHLGKVSSWLLLVIVSFLIVATLKQAKEKLN from the coding sequence ATGAAAGGTGCATTCAAACAATTTGTCCGTTTTGGCTGGGAGCAGGCACTTTCCTGTTTGTTCCCCGTCATCATTTTCGGTTCTCTTGCTCTAACTCAAGTTATTCCGCTTCCTTTCCTGCCGCGGTATGACTGGCTGCTTATCATATTCCTTCTCACGCAGTGGGGAATGGTGCGTTCGGGACTTGAAACGCGGGATGAGTTGAAGGTCATCACCTTGTTCCACTTGATTGGACTGGCTCTTGAACTATTCAAAGTACATATGGGCTCTTGGTCATATCCAGAGGAAGGGTATATCAAAATTGGAGGTGTGCCTTTGTATAGCGGGTTCATGTATGCGAGTGTCGCCAGTTATCTTTGCCAAGCGTGGAGGAGGTTACAGGTCGATCTTGTGAAGTGGCCGCCGTTTTTCGTTGTTGTTCCACTAGGTGCCGCTATTTATTTGAACTTTTTTATGCATCATTTTTGGATCGACGTTCGTTGGTGGTTAGCCGCGCTTGTCATTCTCGTCTTTTGGAAATCTTGGGTCACTTATGAGGTGAATGGGACAAAATATCGGATGCCAATCGCATTATCATTTGTGCTCATTGGATTTTTTATATGGATTGCTGAAAATATCGCCACATTTTTAGGAGCTTGGCAATATCCGAACCAAGCCGAAGCATGGAGTCTCGTGCATCTTGGAAAGGTAAGTTCGTGGCTTTTATTGGTCATTGTCAGCTTTCTGATCGTCGCTACGTTAAAGCAGGCGAAGGAAAAATTGAACTAA
- a CDS encoding VWA domain-containing protein, translating to MKKLWMGIVTATLFLSGCSSDKTEEISAEEQAENVEETEQKAQLVEEYTPKKVNYFEIADPGRELSELEQELLREPGIFSGDAYDEVKVNEALDQFPDDLTPEQYVEELKYLFTEDYHDELETLLHFDPTVDVDLARPDESVAEFELKKVHFAILIDASGSMKAMSGNRTRMEAAKEAVLEFAEQIPEEATISMRVYGHKGSGSKVDKDLSCSSTENLYNGTFDKGEFQKSLQSVQPAGWTPIGLVLEKVKEDIPANVEDVIVYVVSDGIETCDGDPVNAAKKLASDNIETVVNIIGFDVDDEGQRLLKEVASAGNGEFTYVSSERDLKEFMRAQYQQIKQDWIDWKVEGQLETIKVKQDKVQLAIDTKQSMVEKAVREKQRMEAAQNYLKKRFSEAGHPISEVYSLVSKYGASKYHYAEEKGSQAYRESVESGAKKFKEFDEEGSRKIKELNEKN from the coding sequence ATGAAGAAACTTTGGATGGGGATAGTTACAGCTACTCTTTTTCTGAGCGGTTGCAGTTCTGATAAAACAGAGGAGATTTCTGCGGAGGAACAGGCGGAAAACGTTGAAGAGACAGAGCAGAAGGCTCAGCTTGTTGAGGAATACACGCCTAAAAAGGTAAACTATTTTGAGATTGCAGATCCCGGCCGCGAGCTGTCAGAGTTGGAACAAGAGTTGCTGCGGGAACCTGGGATTTTTAGTGGGGACGCATACGATGAAGTGAAGGTAAACGAGGCATTGGATCAATTCCCAGACGATTTAACGCCGGAACAGTATGTAGAAGAGTTGAAATATTTATTTACAGAAGATTACCATGACGAATTAGAGACACTTCTTCATTTTGACCCGACTGTGGATGTAGATTTGGCCCGTCCAGATGAGTCCGTTGCAGAGTTTGAATTGAAAAAAGTTCATTTTGCCATCTTGATCGATGCGAGCGGGAGCATGAAGGCGATGTCCGGGAATCGAACGCGGATGGAGGCGGCCAAAGAAGCGGTGTTGGAATTTGCAGAACAGATTCCAGAAGAGGCCACGATTTCCATGCGAGTGTATGGTCATAAAGGATCCGGCAGCAAAGTGGATAAAGATTTGTCATGCAGCAGTACCGAAAATTTATACAACGGAACGTTTGACAAAGGAGAGTTTCAAAAATCCTTGCAATCGGTACAACCGGCTGGCTGGACACCGATTGGCCTCGTTCTGGAAAAGGTGAAGGAAGACATTCCTGCGAATGTGGAGGATGTTATCGTCTATGTGGTCAGCGATGGAATTGAAACATGTGACGGCGACCCTGTCAACGCCGCAAAAAAATTGGCATCGGACAATATTGAGACAGTCGTCAATATTATTGGATTTGATGTGGATGACGAAGGGCAGAGACTATTAAAAGAAGTCGCAAGCGCCGGTAACGGGGAGTTCACGTATGTTTCCTCCGAACGGGACTTAAAGGAATTTATGAGAGCCCAATATCAACAGATCAAACAGGATTGGATCGACTGGAAAGTGGAAGGCCAGCTGGAGACGATTAAAGTAAAGCAGGATAAAGTCCAACTGGCGATCGATACGAAACAAAGCATGGTGGAAAAAGCGGTTCGTGAAAAACAAAGAATGGAAGCGGCGCAAAATTATTTAAAGAAAAGGTTCAGTGAAGCAGGCCATCCAATTTCGGAAGTGTATTCGTTGGTTTCGAAGTACGGAGCTTCCAAATATCATTATGCGGAGGAAAAAGGCTCGCAAGCATACCGGGAAAGTGTGGAGAGCGGCGCAAAGAAGTTCAAAGAATTTGACGAGGAAGGCAGTCGGAAAATCAAGGAATTGAATGAAAAGAACTGA